One genomic segment of Flavobacteriaceae bacterium includes these proteins:
- a CDS encoding transposase, translating into MKTNEIIGIDVSKLLIDVCIYSKQIVQQFENSKSGFKLMLKWSFKNSSFSKEETMFVFEHTGMYSHLLSVSLTEQKLSFFIASGLEIKRSIGIARGKDDQIDAKRIALYGYRLKEELKPSKLPKRSILQLKSLLSLRTKLNKQRAGFKVTLKEQKRIYKAKEYKIIFDVQQKMIAELTKQIHKINTQMQAIIDQNIMLKETYKLVTSVKGIGMQTAIMMIVFTDNFSKFENWRKFASYCGVAPFPYQSGTSIKGRTKVSHLANKKLKAIINMCAISAIQHNPEMKLYYHKRIKQGKSKMSTVNIIRNKLIARVFAVVKRQKPYVDTFKFAA; encoded by the coding sequence ATGAAAACAAATGAAATTATCGGAATCGATGTCAGTAAATTATTAATTGATGTTTGTATCTATTCTAAACAAATTGTTCAACAGTTTGAGAACAGTAAATCTGGATTTAAATTAATGCTAAAGTGGAGTTTTAAAAATTCGTCTTTCTCTAAAGAAGAAACCATGTTTGTATTTGAACATACAGGAATGTACTCTCATTTATTATCTGTGTCTTTAACTGAACAAAAATTATCTTTTTTCATAGCTTCTGGTTTAGAAATTAAAAGATCTATTGGTATTGCTCGTGGAAAGGATGACCAAATTGATGCCAAACGCATTGCTCTATATGGGTATCGATTAAAAGAAGAACTTAAACCCAGTAAGCTACCTAAAAGAAGTATATTACAACTAAAAAGTCTCTTATCTTTAAGGACAAAACTTAACAAACAAAGAGCTGGTTTTAAAGTTACTTTGAAAGAACAAAAAAGAATTTATAAAGCAAAAGAGTATAAAATAATCTTTGACGTTCAACAAAAAATGATTGCAGAACTAACCAAACAAATACACAAGATTAATACTCAAATGCAAGCTATTATTGACCAAAATATAATGTTAAAAGAAACCTATAAACTTGTTACTAGTGTTAAAGGTATAGGAATGCAAACTGCTATAATGATGATTGTGTTTACTGACAATTTTTCAAAATTTGAAAACTGGAGAAAGTTTGCCTCTTATTGTGGTGTTGCTCCTTTTCCTTACCAATCTGGAACTAGTATTAAAGGACGTACAAAAGTCTCTCATTTGGCTAATAAAAAATTGAAAGCAATTATTAATATGTGCGCTATTTCTGCTATACAACATAACCCAGAAATGAAATTATACTATCATAAAAGAATAAAACAAGGCAAAAGTAAAATGAGTACCGTTAACATTATTAGAAACAAATTAATAGCAAGAGTGTTTGCCGTTGTCAAACGACAAAAACCCTATGTAGATACTTTTAAATTTGCTGCATAA
- a CDS encoding transposase produces MGRNVSRQYQSAGKNKSGRITYGNKYLRSTLVELGWVASRTKNTYFESKFKSMLGRRGKKKTIIALGHKILISAYHIIKEKAEFKELGPDHLNNFRRDKLVAYYKKQLANLGEEVIQVA; encoded by the coding sequence TTGGGCAGGAATGTGTCCAGGCAGTATCAAAGTGCAGGAAAAAACAAAAGTGGTAGAATTACCTATGGTAATAAATATCTGCGTTCAACTTTAGTAGAATTAGGTTGGGTAGCATCAAGAACAAAGAACACCTACTTTGAATCCAAATTCAAATCCATGTTGGGTAGACGAGGCAAAAAGAAAACCATAATCGCTTTAGGACATAAGATCCTCATTTCCGCCTACCATATCATAAAAGAGAAAGCAGAGTTCAAAGAATTAGGCCCAGACCATCTCAACAATTTTAGAAGAGACAAACTTGTAGCCTATTACAAAAAACAATTGGCTAATCTTGGTGAAGAAGTTATTCAAGTAGCCTAA
- a CDS encoding DEAD/DEAH box helicase, which produces MAEIALEIQEKKTGKELYSYQKGAIGQIFEKFENAPKDYHLLYQLPTGGGKTVIFSEIVRQYLKHHFRKVLVMTHRVELCRQTSEMLTSFDVRNKVVNSTANLDDQANYSCFVAMVETLNNRLNDNKLDISDIGLVIIDEAHYNSFTKLFKFFEKSFILGVTATPLSSNRNLPMKDNYDELIIGESIEELIKNEFLARAEIFRYDMSLTSLEVGSNGDYTVKSSEELYTTNGMLDQLLNAYTSCVKGKKTLIFNNGINTSIQVYHTFKTVGYPIAHLDNTTSKKQRRDILKWFKETPDAILTSVSILTTGFDEPTIDAIILNRATRSLTLYYQMVGRGSRILNNKSTFTVVDLGNNVHRFGPWGANLDWQMIFRSPDFYIDRLLDDEALERNFKYQMPDAVRVQFKKSEEVYFDVIATYKAAIAKGESSKTVLEKSIEQHAKICTENSEDVYDALALTKLLNDDIDHRIQKYAKCISKSTHNFLTWLKEDYHKKLNAYLRKNFDALFEKIHGYLPKD; this is translated from the coding sequence ATGGCTGAAATTGCATTAGAAATCCAGGAAAAGAAAACAGGTAAAGAATTATATAGTTATCAGAAAGGAGCAATAGGGCAAATATTTGAAAAATTTGAAAATGCTCCGAAAGACTATCATTTGTTATATCAATTACCAACAGGCGGTGGTAAAACGGTTATTTTCTCTGAAATTGTACGTCAATATTTAAAGCATCATTTCAGGAAAGTACTGGTAATGACACACAGGGTCGAGCTATGCAGGCAGACATCCGAAATGCTTACCAGTTTTGATGTACGTAATAAAGTGGTCAATAGCACAGCCAATCTGGACGACCAGGCAAATTATAGCTGCTTTGTGGCAATGGTAGAAACTTTAAATAACCGTCTGAATGACAATAAGTTGGATATTTCCGATATCGGATTGGTCATTATTGATGAGGCACATTATAATTCGTTTACCAAATTATTTAAATTTTTCGAAAAATCTTTTATACTGGGGGTTACCGCCACTCCGTTAAGTTCGAATAGGAACTTGCCTATGAAAGATAATTATGATGAGCTTATTATTGGGGAATCTATCGAGGAATTGATTAAAAATGAATTTTTAGCACGTGCTGAGATCTTTCGGTACGATATGAGTTTAACTTCCCTGGAGGTGGGGTCTAACGGAGACTATACCGTAAAATCATCTGAAGAGCTCTATACGACAAATGGTATGTTAGATCAATTGTTAAATGCATATACAAGTTGTGTCAAGGGTAAAAAAACATTGATCTTTAATAATGGTATCAATACTTCAATTCAGGTCTATCATACCTTTAAAACTGTCGGATACCCCATAGCGCATTTGGATAATACAACCAGTAAAAAACAACGGAGAGATATCTTGAAATGGTTTAAGGAAACTCCGGATGCTATTCTTACTTCGGTAAGTATTCTGACGACGGGATTTGACGAACCTACCATAGATGCTATTATCTTGAACAGGGCTACCCGGTCGTTAACATTATATTATCAAATGGTAGGACGCGGTTCCAGGATTCTGAATAATAAATCGACATTTACTGTAGTAGATTTGGGAAATAACGTACACAGATTTGGCCCTTGGGGAGCCAATTTAGACTGGCAAATGATTTTTAGATCGCCCGATTTTTACATAGATCGCCTGTTGGATGACGAAGCGCTGGAAAGGAATTTTAAGTATCAAATGCCTGATGCAGTACGTGTACAATTTAAAAAATCCGAAGAAGTCTATTTTGACGTTATTGCTACATATAAAGCAGCCATTGCAAAAGGGGAATCCTCAAAAACAGTGCTGGAAAAATCTATTGAACAACACGCAAAAATATGTACCGAAAACAGTGAGGATGTCTATGATGCCTTAGCACTCACTAAATTATTAAATGATGATATTGATCACAGAATCCAAAAATACGCCAAGTGCATTAGTAAGAGTACTCATAATTTCTTGACCTGGTTAAAAGAGGATTATCACAAAAAATTAAATGCCTACTTGCGTAAAAATTTTGATGCTCTTTTTGAAAAAATTCACGGGTATCTGCCTAAAGATTAA
- a CDS encoding HigA family addiction module antidote protein has translation MKKLSNVHPGEILYYEFLEPLEITAYRLSKALRIPQTRISEIIKGKRRITADTALRLSKYFGN, from the coding sequence ATGAAAAAGCTATCAAATGTACATCCGGGAGAAATTCTTTATTATGAATTTCTTGAACCTCTTGAAATCACGGCCTACCGACTTTCAAAAGCTTTGAGAATACCTCAAACAAGGATTTCGGAGATCATAAAAGGTAAGCGTAGGATCACAGCAGACACAGCTCTTCGGTTGAGTAAGTATTTTGGAAATTAG
- a CDS encoding helix-turn-helix domain-containing protein has translation MKNSIKVQRAIKDLTQEDLAKKIGVSRQTINSIEKNRYVPSTVLALKLSKVFEIPVNDFFELENED, from the coding sequence ATGAAAAATAGTATAAAAGTACAACGTGCCATCAAGGATTTGACACAAGAAGATTTGGCAAAAAAGATAGGAGTGTCGCGTCAAACTATCAACTCGATAGAAAAAAACAGGTATGTACCTTCAACAGTTTTGGCGTTAAAACTTTCCAAAGTTTTTGAAATCCCCGTAAATGATTTTTTTGAATTGGAAAATGAAGATTAA
- a CDS encoding transposase translates to MGIISEIGADMIQFPDHKHLASWAGMCPGSIKVQEKTKVVELPMVINICVQL, encoded by the coding sequence ATCGGTATCATCTCAGAAATAGGTGCAGATATGATTCAGTTTCCAGACCATAAGCATTTGGCCTCTTGGGCAGGAATGTGTCCAGGCAGTATCAAAGTGCAGGAAAAAACAAAAGTGGTAGAATTACCTATGGTAATAAATATCTGCGTTCAACTTTAG
- a CDS encoding T9SS type A sorting domain-containing protein gives MRNLYFLLFIPVFLFAVKGNTQHSVARDWNEQLLEAIRKDFARPTIHARNLFHSAAIMYDSWAVFNDAAETVFLGKTFGGFTINFDGIATSGNPDAAIHEIMSYAMYRLLNHRFANSPNATTTLASFTALFESYNYDMHFTSTDYSSGSYAALGNYIAEKMIAYGLQDGANEHNGYDNLYYTASNNPLILELYQNNTDIDPDKWQPLAFDLYIDQSGNIYPQNTPEFLSPEWGQVTPFALKNDDLNILNNGFDSYIYNDPGHPVFIQNSIGNGIDDPYKWHFAMVIAWSAHLDPANDTMTDISPGGIGNVAFSSFPTTFSEYKSFYNFTEGGDMGTGHAINPFTNAPYTPQMVKRADYARVLAEFWADGPDSETPPGHWFTLLNYVSDHPETVKKMGGQGAILSDLEWDVKSYLILGGAMHDAAVNTWGVKGYYDYIRPISAIRYMAGKGQSTYANLPSFDPHGLPIIPGIIEIIKPGDPLAGNSGQNLGKIKVMSWKGPDYITDPDEDVAGVDWILGTRWWPYQRPTFVTPPFAGYVSGHSAFSRAAAEVLTLLTGDAFFPGGMGTFDITQNQFLVFEEGPSESFTLQWATYRDASDQTSLSRIWGGIHPPIDDIPGRIIGDKIGKEVFALAEQYFAGTLSIDEVTISDETTIYPIPVNTNILTIQTTYPEEIDIQLFSLTGSMIFSQKRSPQNGQIRIETENMTNGIYILKGVSKGNRVLFRKKLIKS, from the coding sequence ATGAGAAACTTATACTTTTTGCTTTTTATACCGGTGTTTTTATTTGCTGTCAAAGGGAATACGCAACACAGTGTGGCCAGAGATTGGAATGAACAGTTATTGGAAGCGATAAGAAAGGATTTTGCCCGTCCTACTATCCATGCCAGAAACTTATTTCACAGTGCAGCAATCATGTATGATTCCTGGGCAGTTTTCAACGATGCAGCCGAAACGGTTTTTTTAGGCAAAACTTTTGGAGGTTTCACCATAAACTTTGACGGCATTGCAACTTCCGGTAATCCCGATGCAGCCATTCATGAAATCATGAGTTATGCCATGTATCGCTTACTGAATCACCGATTTGCAAACTCCCCTAATGCTACTACTACTTTAGCTTCTTTTACTGCATTATTTGAATCGTATAATTACGATATGCATTTTACATCAACCGATTATTCGTCGGGTTCTTATGCCGCCCTGGGAAATTATATTGCTGAAAAAATGATTGCATACGGCCTTCAAGACGGAGCTAACGAACATAACGGGTATGATAATTTGTATTATACTGCATCTAACAACCCATTGATATTAGAGCTTTATCAGAATAATACGGATATAGACCCTGACAAGTGGCAACCTTTGGCTTTTGATCTGTACATAGATCAAAGTGGAAATATATACCCTCAGAATACCCCGGAGTTTTTAAGTCCGGAATGGGGTCAGGTAACCCCTTTCGCTCTAAAAAATGATGATTTGAATATTTTAAATAATGGATTTGATAGCTATATATATAATGATCCGGGGCATCCGGTGTTTATACAAAATTCCATAGGTAACGGAATTGACGACCCCTATAAATGGCATTTTGCAATGGTAATAGCCTGGTCTGCTCATTTAGATCCGGCAAATGATACTATGACGGATATCTCACCCGGAGGGATTGGCAATGTGGCTTTTAGTAGTTTCCCTACTACCTTTTCCGAGTACAAATCTTTCTACAATTTTACGGAAGGTGGTGATATGGGAACCGGCCACGCTATCAACCCGTTTACAAACGCTCCGTATACTCCTCAGATGGTTAAAAGGGCTGACTACGCAAGAGTTTTAGCAGAGTTTTGGGCAGATGGACCCGATTCCGAAACCCCACCCGGACACTGGTTTACCCTATTGAACTATGTAAGTGATCATCCTGAAACTGTTAAAAAAATGGGTGGACAAGGTGCAATTTTGAGCGATTTGGAATGGGATGTAAAATCGTACCTGATTTTGGGAGGAGCCATGCACGATGCTGCTGTAAACACCTGGGGAGTTAAAGGATATTACGACTATATCCGCCCTATTTCCGCAATACGATATATGGCAGGAAAAGGACAAAGTACGTATGCGAATCTTCCAAGTTTCGATCCTCATGGTTTACCGATAATACCGGGTATTATTGAAATCATAAAACCCGGAGACCCGCTGGCAGGGAATAGCGGCCAAAACCTGGGAAAAATAAAAGTAATGTCATGGAAAGGCCCCGACTATATTACGGACCCCGACGAGGATGTTGCCGGTGTTGATTGGATTTTGGGAACCAGGTGGTGGCCCTACCAACGACCAACATTTGTGACACCTCCGTTTGCAGGATATGTTTCCGGACATTCCGCTTTTTCCAGAGCAGCGGCCGAGGTACTGACATTGCTTACGGGAGATGCGTTTTTCCCCGGAGGAATGGGTACTTTTGATATCACTCAAAATCAATTTCTGGTTTTTGAAGAAGGTCCTTCAGAGAGCTTTACTTTGCAATGGGCAACGTACAGAGATGCTTCCGATCAAACAAGCTTATCCAGAATTTGGGGAGGTATCCACCCTCCTATTGATGATATTCCCGGAAGGATTATCGGCGATAAAATCGGAAAAGAAGTTTTTGCCTTGGCGGAGCAGTATTTCGCAGGAACACTGAGTATAGATGAAGTTACTATTTCTGATGAAACAACCATCTACCCTATTCCTGTTAATACTAACATACTTACGATTCAGACGACGTACCCGGAAGAAATAGATATTCAATTGTTTTCATTGACCGGTAGCATGATTTTTTCTCAAAAGAGATCACCTCAAAACGGACAAATACGTATTGAAACAGAAAACATGACAAACGGAATCTATATCCTGAAAGGAGTTTCCAAAGGAAACCGGGTTTTATTTCGGAAAAAGCTTATCAAAAGCTGA
- a CDS encoding IS3 family transposase has protein sequence MKIAPINRKKRRYAIATICNAFELKRDAYYKYQKRFVLKKQIEQNVIMLVKKSRKTLPREGTRKLMKSLHNDFRKQNINIGRDQLFRILKENNLLIRRKKYSSKTTNSYHRFYKYKNIIKDLIINRPNQVWASDITYIRTINGFCYLALITDMYSRKIVGYDISDSLELKGCVRALNKAIYQTKNTEEIIHHSDRGIQYCSNVYTQILKRKKIQISMTQENHRYR, from the coding sequence ATGAAAATAGCACCGATTAATAGAAAAAAAAGAAGGTACGCCATCGCTACTATTTGTAATGCTTTCGAGTTAAAAAGAGATGCTTATTACAAATATCAAAAAAGGTTTGTTCTTAAAAAACAAATAGAACAAAATGTAATAATGCTTGTTAAAAAAAGCAGGAAAACATTACCCAGAGAAGGTACTAGAAAGCTAATGAAATCCTTACATAATGATTTTAGGAAACAGAATATAAATATAGGTAGAGACCAGTTATTTAGAATCTTAAAAGAAAATAATTTGTTAATTAGAAGGAAAAAATATTCTTCTAAAACAACCAACTCTTACCATCGTTTTTATAAATATAAAAATATCATAAAAGACCTGATCATTAATAGACCTAACCAAGTTTGGGCTTCGGATATTACCTATATAAGAACTATAAATGGATTTTGTTATTTAGCACTTATTACTGATATGTATTCAAGAAAAATAGTAGGCTATGATATTAGTGATAGTTTAGAACTTAAAGGCTGTGTTAGAGCTTTAAATAAAGCTATTTATCAAACTAAAAATACCGAAGAAATCATACATCATTCTGATAGAGGAATACAATATTGTAGCAATGTTTATACTCAAATTTTGAAAAGAAAAAAGATACAAATCAGTATGACCCAAGAAAATCACCGCTACCGCTAG
- a CDS encoding plasmid maintenance system killer family protein, whose protein sequence is MIVSFGSKQTEMIWKDIRVRKMPIEIQTIGRRKLRVLNNSQDLLDLRIPLSNRLEKLTGTIKEFYSIQINKQWRIIFKWNNGNASEVKILDYH, encoded by the coding sequence ATGATCGTTTCCTTTGGTTCGAAACAAACCGAAATGATTTGGAAGGATATCCGAGTCAGGAAAATGCCGATTGAGATTCAGACTATAGGACGACGGAAATTGAGAGTTTTGAATAACTCACAAGATTTACTGGACTTAAGAATACCGCTTTCAAACCGGCTTGAAAAGCTCACTGGCACTATAAAGGAGTTTTATAGTATTCAAATTAATAAACAATGGCGAATTATTTTTAAATGGAACAACGGAAACGCGAGCGAAGTTAAAATACTAGATTATCATTGA